A genomic region of Devosia ginsengisoli contains the following coding sequences:
- a CDS encoding MmgE/PrpD family protein produces the protein MTEIEAPLERFGAWAATTHDFGAEARDGAVDAIIDTIDCMLAGANDPVVSGLRAAFADEIGASGPAPVVGGGLAAPGRAALINGTSAHALDFDDNFRPARAHVSAVLVPALLATAASRPVSGRALVDAYIVGLEAQAFVGRGVNNAHNLAGWHPTGTVAGIGAAAGVSRLMGLDAGTLAAAMANAVSAAAGVKAQFGTAMKPVHAGLAARNAVEAAQLAAAGIHGNPAILDHALGFRALYGGGDGPGWDAATIGAPLAILGDGLVPKLYPCCGSTHYALDMVFALRQQHGFAADDVASVQVELGRANHANLPYGAPQDAMQARFSMPYCIALALLQDHLGLEDFTPAAIARPEVRALLPLTTMVINTAEGMPHRVTLTLRSGAVLHAERSEVRGSLIEPFSEAEKQRKFMSCLAWAGVTPTTASALHATLRNIDAAGDMTALFAAIFDH, from the coding sequence TTGACTGAGATCGAGGCGCCTCTGGAGCGGTTTGGCGCCTGGGCCGCGACGACGCACGATTTCGGAGCCGAGGCCCGCGACGGGGCGGTAGATGCGATCATCGACACGATCGACTGCATGCTGGCCGGGGCGAACGATCCTGTAGTGAGCGGGCTGCGTGCCGCCTTCGCCGACGAAATCGGTGCAAGCGGCCCTGCCCCCGTGGTTGGTGGCGGATTGGCCGCGCCGGGCCGCGCTGCCCTCATCAACGGCACTTCCGCCCATGCCCTCGACTTCGACGACAATTTCCGCCCGGCCCGAGCGCATGTCTCGGCGGTGCTGGTGCCAGCGCTGCTGGCCACGGCGGCCTCACGTCCGGTCAGCGGACGGGCACTGGTCGATGCCTATATCGTGGGGCTGGAGGCGCAGGCCTTTGTGGGCAGGGGCGTCAACAATGCTCACAATCTGGCCGGGTGGCACCCGACGGGAACCGTGGCCGGCATTGGTGCGGCGGCGGGGGTGAGCCGACTCATGGGTCTCGATGCCGGAACGCTGGCGGCGGCCATGGCCAATGCGGTCAGCGCGGCGGCCGGCGTCAAGGCGCAGTTCGGCACGGCAATGAAGCCGGTTCATGCCGGCCTTGCCGCGCGCAATGCGGTGGAGGCGGCGCAGCTCGCCGCGGCCGGCATTCACGGCAATCCGGCGATACTGGATCATGCCCTGGGCTTCCGCGCACTTTATGGCGGTGGCGACGGGCCGGGCTGGGATGCGGCCACGATCGGCGCGCCGCTGGCCATTCTCGGCGATGGCCTGGTGCCCAAGCTCTATCCATGCTGCGGCTCGACGCATTATGCGCTCGATATGGTGTTTGCGCTTAGGCAGCAGCACGGCTTTGCCGCTGATGATGTCGCCTCGGTGCAGGTGGAACTCGGGCGGGCCAACCATGCCAACCTGCCCTATGGCGCACCGCAGGACGCCATGCAGGCCCGTTTTTCCATGCCCTATTGCATCGCCCTGGCCTTGTTGCAGGACCATCTGGGGTTGGAGGACTTCACGCCGGCCGCCATCGCAAGGCCGGAGGTGCGGGCGCTCTTGCCGTTGACGACAATGGTGATCAATACCGCCGAGGGCATGCCCCATCGGGTGACACTGACATTGAGATCGGGGGCAGTGCTGCATGCCGAGCGCAGCGAGGTGCGGGGGAGCCTCATCGAGCCATTCAGCGAGGCCGAGAAACAGCGCAAATTCATGTCCTGCCTGGCCTGGGCCGGCGTTACGCCAACCACGGCCAGCGCCCTCCATGCAACGCTTCGCAACATTGATGCAGCAGGTGACATGACGGCGCTATTCGCAGCGATTTTCGATCACTAA
- a CDS encoding amidohydrolase, protein MSNAEAVWDLVDRHGEEFAALSDSIWGLAELAYGEFRSSAAQSQALEAHGFAVTTGIGGLPTAVMGEAGTGGPVIAFLGEFDALPGLSQEAGIASPQPLPGSGNGHGCGHNLLGSAALLAATALKDWLAATGTPGRVRYYGCPAEEGGAGKVFMTRSGAFAGVDAAITWHPATTTRVDAAESLANTRIEFHFTGRSSHAAVAPHLGRSALDAVELMNVGANYMREHMPADARLHYALLDAGGTAPNVVQASARVIYAIRAADLGSLTDLTRRVVDIARGAALMSETGMSHRVVAAYSNMLPNPPLREAMHANMVRLGPVPFDAADRDFAAAIQATLTPEHIAGDFRQIGRAVVPGLALFDDVVGLNEPIAKRMSSTDVADVSWVVPTVEGRVATHAIGTPPHTWQITAQGKAPAAHKGLIHAAKVMAGTGADLIADAGLLHRVREDHRSRLATTPYQCPIPDGVQPPVVAAPKETDLD, encoded by the coding sequence ATGAGTAATGCGGAAGCGGTGTGGGACCTGGTTGACCGCCATGGCGAGGAATTCGCCGCGCTGAGCGACAGCATCTGGGGCCTGGCCGAACTGGCCTATGGCGAGTTCCGTTCTTCGGCCGCGCAAAGCCAGGCGCTCGAAGCGCATGGCTTTGCCGTCACCACCGGCATTGGCGGCCTGCCGACCGCTGTCATGGGCGAGGCCGGAACAGGTGGCCCGGTCATTGCCTTTCTGGGCGAGTTCGACGCCCTGCCCGGCCTGTCGCAGGAAGCCGGAATTGCCAGCCCGCAGCCGCTACCGGGAAGCGGCAACGGCCATGGTTGCGGCCATAACCTGCTCGGTTCAGCGGCGCTGCTGGCCGCCACGGCGCTCAAGGATTGGCTGGCAGCCACCGGCACACCCGGCCGCGTGCGCTATTATGGCTGCCCGGCCGAGGAAGGTGGCGCGGGCAAGGTGTTCATGACCCGATCCGGCGCCTTTGCCGGGGTCGATGCCGCGATCACCTGGCACCCGGCGACCACGACGCGTGTCGATGCGGCGGAGTCGCTGGCCAATACACGGATCGAATTCCATTTCACCGGCCGCTCGTCCCATGCCGCCGTGGCGCCGCATCTGGGGCGTAGTGCGCTCGACGCGGTCGAGCTGATGAATGTGGGCGCCAATTATATGCGCGAGCACATGCCGGCCGATGCACGGCTGCATTATGCGCTGCTCGATGCCGGCGGGACGGCGCCCAATGTGGTGCAAGCCAGCGCCAGGGTGATCTATGCCATCCGCGCGGCCGATCTCGGCAGCCTCACCGACCTGACGCGGCGAGTGGTGGACATCGCCCGCGGCGCGGCGCTGATGAGCGAGACGGGCATGAGCCACCGCGTGGTCGCCGCCTATTCCAACATGCTGCCCAACCCGCCGCTGCGCGAAGCCATGCATGCCAATATGGTGCGGCTCGGCCCGGTGCCGTTCGATGCGGCGGACCGAGATTTTGCCGCCGCCATCCAGGCGACGCTGACGCCGGAGCATATTGCAGGAGACTTCCGGCAGATCGGCCGGGCGGTGGTGCCCGGGCTGGCGCTGTTCGACGATGTGGTGGGCCTCAACGAACCAATTGCCAAGCGGATGAGCTCGACTGATGTCGCCGATGTCAGTTGGGTGGTGCCGACGGTCGAAGGGCGGGTGGCAACCCACGCCATCGGCACGCCACCCCATACCTGGCAGATCACGGCGCAGGGCAAGGCGCCGGCCGCGCATAAGGGGCTGATCCATGCCGCCAAGGTGATGGCAGGTACGGGCGCCGACCTGATCGCCGATGCAGGATTGCTGCACCGGGTACGGGAGGACCATCGGAGCCGTCTCGCTACGACGCCGTATCAATGCCCCATTCCGGACGGGGTGCAGCCGCCGGTCGTGGCCGCTCCGAAGGAAACCGACCTTGACTGA
- a CDS encoding ABC transporter substrate-binding protein, whose translation MKSIWHAFAAIVLGTMLLAAPAAAQTQGGDLVVGLGSRLAFPDPHVTTAQPDTNVALHIFEALTSLDEDYLPQPQLASSITLSDDGLTYTFALREGVKFHNGDIMDSGDVLASFERHRRISPGKSVLSNVAEMTAPDANTFVIRLSEAQPLFLELISSPQYRLAVIPAEDADTEAGANSAIGTGPYKFVEHVADAYVKLARFDDYVPNEAYAGPEGFGGKRTAYFDTITFRVAIEGAARVAGVQTGEMQIADNIPVQAANRLADEGELQVIDIIPFAKVFTILHASRAPTDNVLVRRAIQAAINAEQTLDVAMEGFYELDHSFLFKSSPYHPGDVGKDLYNIGDIDRAKALLAEAGYNGEPVRIMTNANYPFMENSALVLQQQLDGRRHECRDRNGGLADQRSPPHRWQRGLEHHHFQLHGPGSADLFLGVQGLFPL comes from the coding sequence ATGAAGTCAATATGGCATGCATTTGCAGCCATCGTGCTCGGCACGATGCTGCTGGCGGCACCCGCCGCCGCTCAAACGCAGGGAGGAGACCTGGTCGTGGGCCTTGGTTCGCGGCTCGCATTCCCCGACCCGCACGTCACCACGGCGCAGCCCGACACCAATGTCGCGCTGCATATCTTCGAGGCGCTGACCTCGCTCGACGAGGATTACCTGCCCCAGCCGCAACTGGCCAGTTCGATCACGCTCAGCGATGACGGGCTGACCTATACGTTCGCGCTGCGCGAAGGCGTCAAGTTCCACAATGGCGACATCATGGATTCGGGCGACGTACTGGCTTCGTTCGAGCGCCATCGCCGCATCAGCCCGGGCAAGAGCGTGCTGTCCAATGTCGCCGAGATGACGGCGCCGGACGCCAATACATTCGTCATCCGGCTCAGCGAAGCCCAGCCGCTGTTCCTGGAACTGATCAGTTCGCCGCAATACCGGCTGGCTGTCATTCCTGCCGAGGATGCCGACACTGAAGCGGGCGCCAATTCCGCCATCGGCACCGGTCCCTACAAGTTCGTCGAACATGTTGCCGATGCCTATGTGAAACTGGCCCGTTTCGACGACTATGTGCCCAATGAGGCCTATGCCGGCCCCGAAGGGTTCGGCGGCAAGCGCACGGCCTATTTCGACACCATCACTTTCCGCGTGGCCATTGAAGGCGCGGCGCGGGTGGCCGGCGTACAGACCGGAGAAATGCAGATCGCCGACAATATCCCCGTGCAGGCGGCCAACAGGCTGGCCGACGAAGGCGAGTTGCAGGTGATCGACATCATTCCGTTCGCCAAGGTCTTCACCATCCTGCATGCCTCGCGGGCACCAACCGACAATGTACTGGTGCGCCGGGCCATCCAGGCGGCGATCAATGCCGAGCAGACGCTTGATGTGGCGATGGAGGGCTTCTACGAGCTCGACCACTCGTTCCTGTTCAAGAGCAGCCCCTATCATCCGGGCGATGTGGGCAAGGACCTCTACAATATCGGCGACATCGACAGGGCCAAGGCGCTGCTGGCCGAGGCCGGCTACAATGGCGAGCCGGTGCGGATCATGACCAATGCCAATTATCCCTTCATGGAGAATTCGGCGCTGGTGCTGCAGCAGCAGCTCGATGGCCGCCGGCATGAATGTCGAGATCGAAATGGTGGACTGGCCGACCAACGTAGCCCGCCGCACCGATGGCAGCGGGGGCTGGAACATCACCATTTCCAGCTCCACGGCCCAGGGTCCGCAGACCTATTTCTCGGTGTTCAAGGGCTATTCCCACTATGA
- a CDS encoding GntR family transcriptional regulator, with amino-acid sequence MDKINLGLGAPRYQQLAQAIADSIARGEYPVGSLLPGEEDLCRQFNFSRFTVREALRHLQETGLVTRRQGIGTTVIASTPTRKFGHMIESIDQLQQYASETRLIDHVFEDVVADEELAAELGSTPGMKFLRITALRVGADESKPVAWTRIHLAAIYAGVRSSLAEHSGAIGSLVEKLYDQKITAIRQTVSAAAIDEAIADMLDVAPGSPGLRIDRTYAGHDGIPFEFATSIHPGPRFSLSMQLDWMSPG; translated from the coding sequence ATGGATAAGATCAATCTCGGCCTCGGCGCGCCGCGCTACCAGCAACTGGCCCAGGCTATCGCCGACAGCATTGCCCGCGGGGAATATCCGGTGGGCAGCCTGCTGCCGGGCGAGGAAGACCTGTGCCGCCAGTTCAATTTCAGCCGCTTCACAGTGCGCGAGGCGCTGCGGCATCTGCAGGAAACGGGCCTGGTGACCCGCCGCCAGGGGATCGGCACGACCGTCATTGCCAGCACGCCGACCCGCAAGTTCGGCCACATGATCGAATCCATCGATCAGTTGCAGCAATATGCCAGCGAAACCCGGCTTATAGACCATGTGTTCGAGGATGTGGTGGCCGATGAAGAACTGGCGGCCGAACTGGGCAGCACGCCCGGCATGAAATTCCTGCGCATCACGGCTCTGCGCGTGGGCGCCGACGAAAGCAAACCCGTAGCCTGGACGCGCATCCACCTGGCAGCGATCTATGCCGGCGTGCGCTCAAGCCTGGCCGAGCATAGCGGCGCCATCGGCTCGCTGGTGGAAAAGCTCTACGACCAAAAAATCACGGCCATCCGCCAGACGGTGTCGGCGGCGGCCATAGACGAGGCAATCGCTGATATGCTCGACGTGGCTCCCGGCAGCCCCGGCTTGCGGATAGACCGCACCTATGCCGGCCATGACGGTATCCCGTTCGAATTCGCGACCTCAATCCATCCCGGACCCAGATTCAGCCTGTCGATGCAACTCGATTGGATGAGTCCCGGCTGA
- a CDS encoding ABC transporter ATP-binding protein: MLIEGAAGPDLIRVDNLAKHFPVTRGAVLRRVVGTVKAVDGVSFAIGHGRTLGLVGESGCGKSTVGRLLVRLIDPTAGSIMLDGTDISRLDGEAMFQHRRNLQFVFQDPMSSLNPRMTVEKIIAEPLVVQGVPVAEQRARVGELLDLVGLAPAHRTRYPHEFSGGQRQRIGIARALATNPRFVVCDEAVSALDVSVQAQIVNLLKRLQRELGLSYLFVAHDLSVVRHMSDDVAVMYLGRIVEIGDRRRIFAAPAHPYTKALLSSVPAPRQSARREARTLLSGELPSPLNPPNGCAFHTRCPVAIARCKVERPELRPVETGQAAACHLLD; encoded by the coding sequence ATGCTGATTGAAGGGGCGGCGGGACCCGACCTGATCCGGGTGGACAATCTCGCCAAGCATTTCCCGGTGACGCGCGGCGCCGTGCTGCGCCGGGTGGTCGGCACGGTGAAGGCCGTGGACGGGGTAAGCTTTGCCATCGGCCACGGGCGCACGCTGGGGCTGGTGGGCGAGTCGGGCTGCGGCAAATCCACCGTGGGGCGGCTGCTGGTGCGGCTGATCGATCCCACGGCGGGCTCCATCATGCTCGATGGCACCGATATTTCACGGCTGGATGGCGAGGCCATGTTCCAGCATCGCCGCAACCTGCAATTCGTGTTCCAGGACCCGATGAGCTCGCTCAATCCGCGCATGACGGTGGAGAAGATCATCGCCGAGCCGCTGGTGGTGCAGGGCGTGCCGGTGGCCGAACAGCGGGCACGCGTCGGCGAACTGCTCGATCTGGTGGGCCTGGCACCAGCGCATCGTACGCGCTATCCGCATGAATTTTCCGGCGGGCAGCGACAGCGCATCGGCATTGCCCGGGCGCTGGCGACCAATCCACGCTTCGTGGTCTGCGACGAGGCTGTCTCGGCGCTCGACGTGTCGGTGCAGGCGCAGATCGTCAACCTGCTCAAGCGCCTGCAACGGGAACTGGGCCTGTCCTATCTGTTCGTCGCGCATGACCTCAGTGTGGTGCGGCACATGTCGGACGATGTGGCGGTGATGTATCTGGGGCGGATCGTCGAGATCGGCGATCGGCGGCGTATCTTCGCAGCGCCGGCCCATCCCTATACCAAGGCGCTGCTGTCGTCGGTGCCGGCGCCGCGACAGAGTGCGCGGCGGGAAGCGCGGACGTTGCTGTCGGGGGAATTGCCCAGCCCGCTCAATCCGCCCAATGGTTGCGCCTTCCACACGCGCTGCCCGGTCGCGATCGCCCGCTGCAAGGTCGAGCGGCCGGAGCTGCGGCCAGTCGAAACCGGGCAGGCCGCCGCCTGCCACTTGCTGGATTGA
- a CDS encoding ABC transporter ATP-binding protein, with translation MSAAASTETVAPLLSVEHLRIVAAARRREDLLVEDVSFAVHAGEFLGIVGESGCGKSMTALSMLGLLPGPNVRAAGGRVLFDGQDILTMGGSSLRHLRGNDVAMIFQDPMSSLNPVQTIGEQIVETILLHEKIGRERAWARAVELLAEVNIPAAAQRARDYPHQLSGGMRQRVMIAMAIACKPRLLIADEPTTALDVTIQAQILELLDRLRRERGMAVILITHDLGVIAEYADRVLVMYSGRVVEEADVASLFARPLHPYTNGLLGSVPPLEDEVDELVAIEGQPPSPGAWPSGCRFRPRCRQSRPECARWSVRLIESEPDHAAACILYEHGETSHAD, from the coding sequence ATGAGCGCCGCCGCTTCGACTGAAACCGTCGCCCCGCTGCTGTCGGTGGAACACCTGCGGATCGTCGCCGCCGCGCGCCGGCGCGAGGACCTGCTGGTGGAGGATGTGAGCTTTGCGGTCCATGCCGGCGAATTCCTCGGCATTGTCGGGGAATCGGGCTGCGGCAAGAGCATGACGGCGCTCTCCATGCTCGGCCTGCTGCCGGGCCCTAATGTGCGGGCCGCAGGCGGACGGGTGCTGTTCGACGGACAGGATATCCTGACCATGGGCGGCTCTTCCCTGCGCCACCTGCGCGGCAATGACGTCGCCATGATTTTCCAGGATCCGATGAGTTCGCTCAATCCTGTGCAGACCATTGGCGAGCAGATCGTCGAGACCATCCTGCTGCATGAAAAGATCGGAAGGGAACGCGCCTGGGCGCGGGCGGTGGAATTGCTGGCCGAGGTCAATATTCCCGCCGCGGCGCAGCGCGCCCGTGACTATCCGCACCAGCTATCGGGCGGCATGCGCCAGCGCGTGATGATCGCCATGGCCATTGCCTGCAAGCCACGGCTGCTGATTGCGGACGAGCCGACCACGGCGCTCGATGTGACCATCCAGGCGCAAATCCTGGAACTGCTCGACCGGCTGCGGCGTGAGCGCGGCATGGCTGTCATCCTCATCACCCACGATCTCGGCGTCATCGCCGAATATGCCGACCGCGTGCTGGTCATGTATTCGGGCCGTGTCGTGGAGGAGGCCGACGTGGCGAGTCTCTTCGCCCGCCCGCTCCACCCCTATACGAACGGGCTGCTCGGCTCGGTGCCGCCGCTGGAGGACGAAGTGGACGAACTGGTGGCCATCGAGGGCCAGCCCCCGTCGCCGGGCGCGTGGCCATCGGGCTGCCGCTTCCGGCCGCGTTGCCGGCAGAGCCGGCCGGAATGCGCCCGCTGGTCCGTGCGGCTGATCGAGAGCGAACCCGATCACGCGGCCGCCTGCATTCTCTACGAACACGGGGAGACCAGCCATGCTGATTGA
- a CDS encoding ABC transporter permease has protein sequence MTNISTTDHTDLQPAPWLALFGEGAMSRRLFRSPTFAVGFSIVALLVLAATIGVWFSPYQPNSMDLTARLAAPGPQHWFGTDNFGRDIFTRVAVGSQMSLLVGLLVVVITGIGGALLGALAGYVRALDNIIMRVMDAFMAFPAMLLAIAITAALGPSLMNVVVALAVSYIPRTARIVRGTALVVREQQYVEAALVAGAHTRRVLLVHVLPNCLGSLIVQLTFVFAYAVLAEATLSYLGVGLPPPAPTWGNGIASGREYIVEAWWMSLFPGLAITFAVLGFNLLGDGLRDVLDPHLRAET, from the coding sequence ATGACCAATATTTCCACCACAGATCATACGGACTTGCAGCCGGCGCCGTGGCTGGCCCTGTTCGGCGAGGGCGCAATGTCCCGGCGCCTGTTCCGCAGCCCCACTTTCGCGGTCGGCTTTTCCATCGTGGCGCTGCTGGTGCTGGCGGCGACGATCGGCGTCTGGTTCAGCCCTTACCAGCCCAACAGCATGGACCTGACAGCGCGGCTGGCCGCGCCCGGCCCTCAGCACTGGTTCGGCACGGACAATTTCGGGCGCGATATCTTCACCCGCGTGGCCGTGGGGTCGCAGATGTCGCTGCTGGTCGGGCTGCTGGTCGTGGTCATCACCGGCATTGGCGGGGCGTTGCTCGGGGCGCTGGCCGGCTATGTGCGGGCGCTCGACAATATCATCATGCGCGTCATGGACGCCTTCATGGCCTTTCCCGCCATGCTGCTGGCCATCGCCATCACGGCGGCGCTCGGCCCTTCGCTGATGAATGTCGTGGTGGCCCTGGCCGTGTCCTATATTCCGCGCACGGCGCGCATCGTGCGCGGCACGGCCCTGGTAGTGCGCGAGCAGCAATATGTCGAAGCTGCATTGGTGGCCGGCGCGCATACGCGGCGCGTATTGCTGGTCCATGTGCTGCCCAACTGCCTAGGCTCGCTCATCGTGCAGCTGACCTTCGTCTTCGCCTATGCCGTACTGGCCGAGGCCACGCTGAGCTATCTCGGCGTCGGCCTGCCGCCGCCGGCACCGACCTGGGGGAATGGGATTGCCAGCGGCCGCGAATATATCGTGGAAGCCTGGTGGATGAGCCTCTTCCCGGGCCTGGCGATCACCTTTGCCGTGCTGGGCTTCAACCTGCTCGGCGATGGCCTGCGCGACGTTCTTGACCCTCACCTGCGAGCCGAAACATGA
- a CDS encoding ABC transporter permease has protein sequence MIGYIMRRLMAAVPVLIMVSLLAFLLMQIVPGDPAHAMAGSDASVAEIEAIRHDLGLDRAWYLRLADWYLALLRGDLGHSYTLRADVADLIIERIPVTLSIALYSLAIAIPLSIAMGIVAARFRGKLLDLGIMTTALLGVSLPNFWIGIMGILFFSVHLGWLPSGGYVPMGEDIGGWIRSMTLPALVLGTMQIGLLTRITRSEMLDIMHKDYVRTARAKGGSELRVLVRHALRNALVPIVTVIGLLFGMIVTGAVVVEQVFSIPGVGRLIVQAILTRDYPLIQGTLLFVAGAFVLINLLVDISYAYLDPRIRQA, from the coding sequence ATGATCGGCTATATCATGCGGCGCCTGATGGCCGCCGTGCCCGTGCTGATAATGGTGAGCCTGCTGGCCTTTCTGCTGATGCAGATCGTGCCGGGCGACCCGGCGCACGCCATGGCGGGCTCCGACGCTTCCGTCGCCGAAATCGAGGCCATCCGCCACGATCTCGGGCTAGACCGGGCCTGGTATCTGCGCCTGGCGGACTGGTATCTGGCGCTGCTGCGGGGCGATCTGGGGCACAGCTATACACTGCGGGCCGACGTTGCCGATCTCATTATCGAGCGCATTCCGGTGACCCTGTCCATCGCCCTCTATTCACTGGCGATTGCCATTCCCCTCAGCATTGCCATGGGGATCGTGGCCGCGCGCTTCCGCGGCAAGCTCCTCGACCTGGGCATCATGACCACGGCTCTGCTGGGCGTGTCGCTGCCCAATTTCTGGATCGGCATCATGGGCATCCTGTTCTTCAGCGTGCATCTGGGCTGGCTGCCCAGCGGCGGCTATGTGCCGATGGGCGAGGATATCGGCGGCTGGATCCGCTCGATGACGCTGCCGGCGCTGGTGCTGGGCACGATGCAGATCGGGTTACTGACCCGCATCACCCGCTCGGAAATGCTCGATATCATGCACAAGGACTATGTGCGCACGGCCCGCGCCAAGGGCGGCTCCGAACTGCGGGTGCTGGTGCGGCATGCCTTGCGCAACGCGCTGGTGCCCATCGTCACGGTCATCGGCCTGCTGTTCGGCATGATCGTCACCGGGGCGGTGGTGGTGGAGCAGGTGTTTTCCATTCCCGGCGTCGGGCGGCTCATCGTCCAGGCGATCCTGACCCGCGACTATCCGCTGATCCAGGGCACGCTGCTTTTCGTGGCCGGCGCCTTCGTGCTGATCAACCTGCTGGTCGACATTTCCTACGCCTATCTCGATCCGCGCATCCGGCAGGCATGA
- a CDS encoding CoA transferase: MRAKARESLDLLLERAGLEAGAAADVDFSGDDPLVPSRLRYGAATASALAANAAGVAAIWQHRTGRRQRVAVDLGRAVHVGLRTTFHLRQNGHAFRVGSWTRGENFFRTADGRVVYLLRNNGRGTITQDLVGLLRASNDTAGIAEAVAGWQADKLETALAERKLPGVIVRQPEEWLVHPQGRWLTARPGFSIEKIGDSPAEPLGPAKRPLDGLRVLDASHVIAGPAVGRLLAEQGGDVLHVVNPAEQETIPVHIDTGFGKRSAFVDLNRVEDAEQLRRLAQQADIFIQSWRPGALQRRGFGPEALAALRPGIIYVSISCYGHEGPWAERGGYEPIGQAVSGLCAVEGTPDKPRNAPTVTMNDFLAAYLAGAGIMGALLRRCREGGSYHVSTSLAQASMWVLQQGLLPTLAAGMDYVPGPDDLDSRDCAFGRVTHARPIARYSDTPAYWDLPPQPAGASQPQWLSPVEGMIR, encoded by the coding sequence ATGAGAGCGAAGGCACGCGAAAGCCTCGACCTGCTGCTCGAACGAGCCGGACTCGAGGCAGGCGCTGCGGCGGATGTGGATTTCAGCGGTGACGACCCGCTGGTGCCCAGCCGGCTGCGCTATGGCGCCGCCACCGCGTCCGCTTTGGCCGCCAATGCGGCCGGCGTGGCCGCGATCTGGCAGCACCGGACGGGACGGCGTCAGCGTGTAGCTGTCGACCTAGGCCGCGCCGTGCATGTCGGGCTGCGCACCACTTTTCATCTGCGGCAGAACGGCCACGCCTTCCGCGTGGGCAGCTGGACACGGGGCGAGAACTTCTTCCGGACGGCCGACGGGCGCGTGGTCTACCTGTTGCGCAACAATGGGCGCGGGACCATAACGCAGGACCTGGTGGGGCTGCTACGCGCCTCCAACGACACCGCGGGAATTGCCGAGGCCGTTGCCGGCTGGCAAGCGGACAAACTCGAAACCGCGCTGGCCGAGCGAAAGCTGCCCGGCGTCATCGTGCGGCAGCCTGAGGAATGGCTGGTCCATCCCCAGGGGCGCTGGCTGACGGCGCGGCCCGGTTTTTCCATCGAGAAGATCGGCGATAGTCCCGCTGAACCCCTTGGGCCGGCGAAGCGGCCGCTGGACGGATTGCGTGTGCTCGACGCGTCGCATGTCATCGCCGGCCCCGCCGTTGGCCGACTGCTGGCCGAACAGGGCGGCGATGTGCTGCATGTGGTCAATCCGGCCGAGCAGGAGACCATTCCGGTTCATATCGACACCGGCTTCGGCAAGCGCTCGGCCTTTGTTGATCTCAACCGCGTGGAAGATGCCGAGCAGTTGCGTCGGCTGGCGCAGCAGGCCGACATCTTCATTCAGTCGTGGCGGCCGGGCGCCTTGCAGCGCCGCGGTTTTGGGCCCGAAGCACTGGCCGCTTTGCGGCCGGGCATCATCTATGTGTCGATCAGTTGCTATGGCCATGAGGGACCATGGGCGGAACGTGGCGGGTATGAGCCGATCGGACAGGCCGTTTCCGGGCTCTGTGCAGTTGAAGGCACGCCGGACAAGCCGCGCAATGCGCCGACCGTTACGATGAACGATTTCCTCGCCGCCTACCTGGCTGGCGCCGGCATTATGGGAGCGCTGCTGCGGCGCTGCCGGGAAGGCGGCAGCTATCATGTCAGCACGTCGCTGGCGCAGGCCTCGATGTGGGTGTTGCAGCAAGGGCTGCTGCCGACGCTCGCCGCCGGCATGGACTACGTGCCCGGCCCGGACGACCTCGACAGCCGCGACTGCGCCTTTGGCCGCGTAACCCATGCGCGGCCGATAGCCCGCTATTCCGACACGCCAGCCTATTGGGACCTGCCGCCGCAGCCGGCCGGCGCATCCCAACCGCAATGGCTTTCCCCAGTTGAAGGGATGATACGATGA